One genomic segment of Impatiens glandulifera chromosome 6, dImpGla2.1, whole genome shotgun sequence includes these proteins:
- the LOC124943808 gene encoding aspartic proteinase CDR1-like — protein sequence MSTSKPISFSADLIHRDSLEGSTSYIQDVNGTDSMARTISHSRSRLSYLKSKLKVPNNHAVETTNIQSTIMAGGLMYHMEIFVGTPPVKQIVGVDTGSDMIWIQCHPCEQCFRQLLPIFNPSMSSSYKALRSGSDECKELGDKRMDLEDNKICKYSIIYGDCTYSSGDLAKESYRVGRTNIPNIVQGCGNLNVGKYDVKSTGILGLGLDPLSFIFQTQDSTGGMFSYCLVSRFGSNPNARSRINFGNIMSSFNSYDVVSTPLHMVIGSSLYFLTLESISVGHMTIQMPRKIGNIVIDNGSTLNYLPSLVLANMKHALRQQIHKTPSNVPGQLCYEMNTDIPTITYNFANGASLALSKTNTFIIYENNKLCLAVLEDEVDEDNEKETSIFGIRAQMDFLIGYNIPDATIYFKPTDCSREGM from the coding sequence ATGTCTACTTCAAAACCAATAAGTTTTTCTGCCGATCTCATTCACCGTGATTCATTAGAAGGATCAACCTCGTATATCCAAGATGTCAACGGAACTGACTCTATGGCAAGAACCATTAGTCATTCCAGATCTCGCTTGTCTTATTTGAAATCCAAGCTAAAGGTCCCCAACAATCACGCGGTGGAAACTACAAACATTCAATCAACAATTATGGCCGGTGGTTTAATGTACCACATGGAGATTTTCGTTGGCACACCACCTGTCAAGCAAATTGTGGGCGTGGACACTGGCTCCGACATGATATGGATTCAGTGCCACCCATGTGAGCAATGCTTCCGACAACTTCTACCCATATTTAATCCCAGTATGTCATCGTCGTATAAAGCATTAAGAAGTGGTTCGGATGAGTGTAAGGAATTAGGAGATAAACGTATGGATCTTGAAGACAATAAAATATGCAAATATAGTATAATCTACGGTGACTGTACATACAGCTCTGGGGATCTAGCCAAGGAATCTTATAGAGTTGGCCGCACAAACATCCCAAACATTGTTCAAGGGTGCGGGAATTTGAATGTAGGGAAATATGACGTGAAGAGCACCGGTATACTCGGGCTTGGACTTGATCCTCTATCATTCATTTTTCAGACTCAAGATTCAACTGGTGGAATGTTTTCATACTGCCTAGTATCTCGGTTCGGTTCAAACCCAAATGCAAGGAGTAGGATTAACTTTGGAAATATTATGTCATCCTTCAATTCGTATGATGTGGTATCCACACCATTGCATATGGTGATAGGCAGCTCATTATATTTTCTCACATTGGAATCAATCAGCGTCGGACATATGACAATTCAAATGCCAAGAAAAATTGGTAACATCGTGATTGACAACGGGAGTACTTTAAACTATTTGCCCTCGCTGGTGTTAGCAAATATGAAGCATGCACTAAGACAACAGATTCATAAAACACCATCAAATGTTCCTGGTCAACTTTGTTATGAAATGAACACCGATATTCCTACTATCACTTACAATTTTGCTAATGGCGCTAGCTTAGCTTTGTCAAAGACgaacacatttattatatacGAGAACAATAAGTTGTGTCTGGCTGTGCTAGAAGATGAAGTagatgaagacaatgaaaaagAAACATCTATATTTGGGATACGGGCACAAATGGACTTCTTGATTGGATATAATATTCCCGATGCTACGATCTATTTTAAACCAACTGATTGTTCAAGGGAAGGCATGTAA